The genome window TGAGCGAGATGGACACAGGGCACGCGTCGATCACCGAGCTGCGGCACTGGCCGAGTGGTCGTCCGCCTGGACGTGCACCACGGCACACGCTGGTGGCGCGCGTCGCTGACGTCGAGCACCTCCCGGTGCGGCTGCGCACCACCTGAACCGCACTCGACCATCGCTAGCCCGCAGGGTCGGCCAGAACCTCCCGCACCTCCTGCGCGCACCGACAGGCGGCGGCGAACTTGGCCGCCCAGGTGACCGCGTCGTCGCGCGACGGCACGTCGACGACCGAGAAGCCGCCGACGACGGCCTTCGTCTCCGGCACCGGCCCCGACGTGACCGTCCCGTCGGGCGCCACGACTGTCGACCGCTGCCGGGTGATGCCGGCTCCGAGGACCCAGACCCCGGCAGCCTGCGCCTCGCGCACCACGGCATGCGCCGCCTCACCGACGAGAGGCCAGTCCTCGTCGGGTATGTGGTCCATCGCGCCGTCGTCGAACGAGATGAAGAACCGAGCCATGCGCCTGTCCCCTTTCCGCGGACGAGGGGCCAGCGCTCGGGTCCGTCAGTCCCCCGCTGCGCTCGACCTCGGGCCACTCTGCAGAGCGGTGAGCAGCCCGTGCAAGGGCATTTCTCCTGCTCCGGAGCGAGGGAACCGCGGGTGTGTGCCG of Motilibacter peucedani contains these proteins:
- a CDS encoding YciI family protein, whose translation is MARFFISFDDGAMDHIPDEDWPLVGEAAHAVVREAQAAGVWVLGAGITRQRSTVVAPDGTVTSGPVPETKAVVGGFSVVDVPSRDDAVTWAAKFAAACRCAQEVREVLADPAG